In Juglans microcarpa x Juglans regia isolate MS1-56 chromosome 8D, Jm3101_v1.0, whole genome shotgun sequence, the following are encoded in one genomic region:
- the LOC121241982 gene encoding protein RADIALIS-like 6, protein MASSPFTSSSGSNCSSTSSTWTPKQNKQFEKALALYDKDTPDRWQNVAKAVGGKSAEEVRKHYEILVQDLINIESGQVPLPNYKTTGSNSRSGSGDEQIRRMKNLRLY, encoded by the exons ATGGCATCGAGCCCTTTCACTTCTTCAAGTGGTTCCAATTGCTCGAGTACTAGCAGTACTTGGACGCCAAAGCAAAATAAGCAGTTTGAGAAGGCTCTTGCTTTGTATGACAAGGACACCCCAGACCGTTGGCAGAATGTGGCCAAGGCTGTGGGTGGGAAATCTGCAGAGGAAGTGAGAAAACACTACGAGATCCTTGTGCAGGATCTGATAAACATAGAATCAGGTCAAGTTCCTCTTCCCAATTACAAGACCACTGGGAGCAACAGTAGATCAGGATCTGGCGATGAGCAGATCAG GCGCATGAAGAATCTAAGGCTCTACTAG